The following is a genomic window from Candidatus Binatia bacterium.
CCAGATGCCGTCACGAGATAGCATCCCACCGTCGCTCGGAGGGTTCTATGATGCGAATTGGAGACGAAGTTGTCGTCATGAGTACGCCCGGCCGCTTCAGGGTCGTGGCGGTTGACGACTCGGTTGTAACCATCGAGAGTGCGAAAGGCCTGCGCAAGACGGTTCGCGAGCAGAACGCGCGCCTGGTTGCCAAGCGCGATCAAACTTCGAAGTGACCCAGGGAGATCTGCCCCGTGTTGTGGTCTTACTCTCGGCGTGTTGCCCGCAGAACTACATTCTTCGCGATCACGCTCAGCATCATTTTCATCCCGTGCTGGGCGGTGCCAGCGCATGCGGGGTACCGCCACCCCATGCCGGCAGGATCGTCGCGAAGCTCAAAGGGGGACCGCGGCGTCGGCGCAGGTGGGGCTCCGCCCGTATCACCTGGCGGAGCAGTGGGGGGCGGCGCTGGCGCGAAATCGATGCGGGGCTACAACCCCGAGCGAGCCAAGCGTTTTTGGAGCCACTACCACGGCGGCAGACGGGATGCCAAGCGCAAGCCCTTGGAGCGAGAGAAGTAACTCACCGCGGCTGTGCTTGCTGACGCACCGCCTCGAGCTTTGCCAGGTATCGCCGAAGCACCTCAAGACCATCCGGGCAGAAGCGAAATCGTTGCGTCTGCTCAAGCACGGCGTCGAAGTCCATCCAATCACCGCTGGCGATCTCCGAAGCTTGCAGAACGAACGGACCCTCAGACGTACAGCTGTAGACCATCCCGGCCACGCGATTTGTTCCGTTTTCGTAACGCACGGGGAACAACCGCCTCAGCCGCACCTCGCTGACGCCCAACTCCTCGAGCAGTTCGCGGCGCGCGCCGGCATCGTAGTCCTCACCGGCCGCCACGACTCCACCGATGGCCACGTCCCAGAAACCGGGAAAGATGTCCTTGCTGAGCGTCCGGCGGTGCACAAAGAGCTGCCCGGCGGCGTTGAAAACCAGGATGTACACAGCACGGTGGCGTAGGTTGCGGACCCGCACTTCACGCCGCGTTGCCTGGGTGACGACGTGGTCATTCTCATCCACCACGTCCACGAGTTCGTCAACCTTCATGCCTTCTCGGGGTCGCGCTGTATTTCCGCCGTCAGTTCTTGCACCCACTGACTCAACGCTTCGAGGAACTGCTTACGCAAAGCGCGTTGGCGGGGAGTCAGCTTCGAAAGCAGTTCCTCCTTCAAGCGTTCCGGATCGCGCTCGGCCTCGGCGAAATCGTCCGCCACTACGCTCAGCAGCATGGCGCCCTTTCCATCCCACTCATCATTTCCCGGAAAACCGAACTCGCGCAGGCCACGCTCCCAGGTCGCGTCAATGTCGACCCAGGTGTCCTCGACAGCGATCTGCAGGTAATCATGCAGATCCACGATCTCGTTCTTGCGCAGCATTTCTTGCATCGGCGGAGGGAAGACCAGAGGCGACTCGTTAAAGCGGTGGGTACAGATCATGTGGCGTACGCGCAGCCCCAGCATTCGAAACAGCTCACCAAGCAAGTAATGCTTGCCCGAGCACGAACCCCGGCGCTGCTTGAGCACCTCGGCAGGATCTCGACTCGCCGGATAGCAATAGGGAATATCACGGACGTTCTCGAACACCTTGATGCGCGCCCGCAGAGCATCACAACCCTGCGTCCACACACGGAAAGTTTCAAGGACAAGGTCGTTTCCCATGGTGACAGCTGGAGAGTAGGTGGTGTTTGGGCTCTTCAAGGGTTCCGTCTTGGTCCCAGGCCCGGCTTCGGGGTGACCTCGACGCTCGCGATAGGCTCATCGTGAGGGACTGCACTGTACTGTCGGACGGTGCCGGCGTCAATCACCGCAACCATATTGGCGTAGCGGGTTTTCAGGTGTGGACGTGCACGGCGAACCGCGCCGCTTCCTCCGGCGTGTTGACATTGCGGAACGATTCATCCGCGCCCTGCACTTTCCGCATGACGGCCTCGAGGATGTAGTCGACCTGGATCATCGGCAAGAACTCCCTGATGGCGCGCGCCCCCCCACGCAGGGCCTCTCCCATCCGGTCGCGTAAGGCGGTAGCGTACACCGCATGCAACGGTTCGATGTCCCCGTCCCACCAGGGAACGACCGCGTCTTGCCCCTCGACACAGTTGATCAAGAACCCAATGGGTTCCACGCGCAAGAATGGCATGTCGCACGCAACCACGAAGGCATACGGGTATCGAACCAGACGCAGGCCCGCGTGGATCCCGGCGAGAGGGCCGTGCCCGAGGAATTCATCCCGTGTCACCTCCACGTCAAACTGGGCGTACTTTTCCGGCCGATTGCTGACGACCACAACTTGCGGAAAGCAGCGCTGGAAAAGTCCGAGCGTGCGCTGAAATACCGTTTGGCCGTTCACCGTCAGAAACGCCTTGTCTGCCCCACCCATGCGGCTGTTCTTGCCACCGGCAAGGATCACACCGGCCACCGCATCGCTGAGCCACTGCGCTTTTACGTCCCCTTGTGCCGGGGCCATCTTTCTCTGCACCTTCAAGCCGGCCGGCCCCCCCGGGGCTCGGCTACTCCGCACCGAAGCATAGGAACGCCCCAACAAAGAGTCAAGAATACCCGGCTACGCGTAATGCATCGTCACGCCGGTAACTCTGGGTTGGGATGAGCCCTGGCGATGCCACGGTCACGACCGCGGCGCGCAAACCGTGCACAATTCCTCTCCCAGTCACCGTGTGATTGTGTTAATAATCGGCCAAGCCTTAGCGGCTCGATGACGGACAAGCGGATCTATATTAGGCTCGGCGACAAGGTGATTCACCGTAACTACGAAGAGTGGGGCGAGGGGGTCGTTGTGGAGGAAATGACCTCGTCGGTGCCCGGAGGAACTTGTTTGGTCCGCATCCTCTTCGAGGACGGGCAAAAGCGCACGTTCAACAACGACATGGACAACGACCTGTGCTGTTACTATTTTGGGGTCCGTCGGTGCCGGCAGTTCGACTTTGAACCGACCGCGTCGACCCGCCGTCTGGTACACCGGCGGTTCGATCCCTGAGCGGGCGGCGGCAAAACCGGAAACGCCAGTTGGCGTTCAGACTCTATGCCCGGGCAGCGATGGCTTCGGCGTGGGCAACGCCCTCCGGTGACAGGTACTCGCGCATGAAACGCTGTAGCGCTCGGAGCGCCTTGTCCGCATCGTCGAAAAGCGCCTCACGCACCCATTCGCCGCGCACCCAGCAATCGAAGGAGGGGGCTTCGCCAAGGCTCAACTCAAGCAGCCGTTCGCCCAGGGGCATCCCCGTCACCAGGATCCGCAGCGACCGGCCGCAATCGACGATCACGCCTCGCGCGTATGGCGGCAGTGCAACCAATCTCTTCACTCGATCCAATTCACGCTCCGGGTACGCGGTTTCGGCGAGGCGAACATACCCCCAGCCTCCCTCGGGTGGGTCAGCAGCCACCAGCAGCTTCAGGTTGTGGTCGGTGAGACGATCTTTCGCCTTCTCTTGCTCGAAGTCGCGGGCCACCTGAAAGAACTGGCTGCCGGCCGGACCTGCGGGGCGCTTCACTCGCCCTTTTTCGTTGCCGCCGAGATCCACCCACCAACGATTGGTGACCGTTGGCTTCTGGGCCGTTTTGTCCTCGGTGGTTTTCTTCGCCATTCCAAGCTCAGCGCCGCCCGCCCCCATTATGGCGATGGTTGCCGTTATTCAAGCCCTTGACCATACGCAGGGCAAAGCTATCAGCCTTGCGTTCGGCGTCGGTCCAAAAAACATAATGGCCCATCTCGTGGTAGACGGCGTTTACCCACTGCCGTTCGGAATTGTATTTCCGACCATTCTTCCAGTTCTCTGGATGCAGCAGATGGATTTTGCCGTCCTCGTACGTTTTGCCGACTGTCCGTCCCCAATCGAGATACTCGAACCATTCAATGGTTGGACGTTTGAGATGGTAGAAACGACACAAGCCGCTTATCGCCCGATTGAAATCAGGTGACCGGTGATCCCGGAAAAAGGCAGTCAGGTACTTTTGAATTACACGCCGTTCTTTCAGCGGCGGCAAAATCATACGCATGGAGATACCCCGGAAACTACCGTGTGATGACATATAGTGAGCGCACTGATGAAAGTCAACGTGACAATCCTCAGCTCAGAGCGTCATGCTTAACGCACCATTTCCCTCGTGTTATTAAGATGTTACACGCTGCCGTCAACACGGGCGCCAGTCCGTCGACTTGCCGACAGACCCCGGATCGGCCCCGGGCAGCGTTCATACAATTTCGCTAAGCGAGATCTGCACTAGATTGCAATTGGGGCGTCCGCTATCATTTATAGCGCATGTATCCAGTCTTGTTCCGGATCGGACCGCTGACTATCTATGGCTACGGCCTGATGATGGCTATTGCCTTCCTGACCGCTGCCCATTTGACAGGCAGGGAGCTCACTCGGAAGGGTTTTGATGGCGATTCGGCGTCGACCCTGGTCTTCTGGGCCGCAATTGGCGGCTTGGTGGGCGCCCGCACTTTGGCCATTCTCGGCGACTGGCGCGGGTTCCTTGAGGATCCAATTCACACCATTTTCAGTGGTGCCGGCTTCGTGTGGTACGGAGGCTTTTTAGGTGGAGTGGTGGCCGTCAGCTGGAGCATGCGGCGTCTCCGGCTTCCCTGGCTGATGACGGTCGACTGCATCGCCCCTGGACTGGCGTTGGCCCACGGCATCGGTCGCATCGGATGCCAGCTTGCCGGCGACGGCGACTGGGGTCGGGAAACGGTGCTCCCTTGGGGCATGGCCTACCCGAACGCAATTGTCGGTTGGCATTATCCGCCCGGCGTGCGCGTGCACCCGACCCCGCTGTACGAGTTGCTCGCATACGTGCTGATCTTCCTCTTCCTCTGGTCTATTCGGACACGCCAGCATACAGATGGCGCTCTTTTTTGGTGGTACCTCGTTCTTGCATCCGCTGCGCGCTTCATGGTTGAGTTCGTCCGCATCAATCCCCGCATCGTGTTTGGCCTCACCGAAGCACAAGCCATCAGCCTGGCGCTCATGGCGATTGGCGCCTGGCGGCTCGTGGCGACACGCGGCCTGTCGGTTCATGCCGCCCCTTCATTCAGTCCGTCGAAGCAATGAAGCGCTGGGGCCTACCGGTGGGCTTTCTTCTGATTGCCCTGGGAGCCGCGTTCTACTTCCAGCAGTTACAGGCTAGCGGACGGGCGGGATTTCCAGCGCCGGACTTCACCTTGAAGGACCTTCAAGGGCACCCTTATCATCTCGCTGACTTCCGAGGGAAAATCGTGTTCCTGAATGTCTGGGCGACATGGTGTCCTCCCTGCAGGATGGAAATGCCTTCGATGGAGCACCTCTATCGGCGGCTGAGAGACAAAGACTTTGTTATGCTCGCGGTGAGTGAAGACGAGGATGGGAAGGCCGTGGTTCAAAGTTTCGTCAATCAGGTCGGCCTCACGTTTCCCGTCCTCATGGACCCAGACGGCGTCGTTCCTGGCCGTTACGGCGTGACGGGTTACCCTGAAACATTTGTCATCGATCGGGAAGGTCGGGTTATCCAACACACCATCGGGCCCGAGGATTGGGAGAGCGAACAAGCGTACGCATATTTCGCTCGCTTACTGGAAGCGGGGGCAGGAACGACTCAGGCCACCGGTGAAAACGCGCGAACAGGCGGCTAGGGGCTGGCAGAAGCCCGTCGAGCCCGCGCCGGTGAATCACAATCCACGCCTCGCATCCGTTTGCGCGGCGACGCTTTCCACCTGCCTCTTGCTGACACTGGCTCCCC
Proteins encoded in this region:
- a CDS encoding NUDIX domain-containing protein gives rise to the protein MKVDELVDVVDENDHVVTQATRREVRVRNLRHRAVYILVFNAAGQLFVHRRTLSKDIFPGFWDVAIGGVVAAGEDYDAGARRELLEELGVSEVRLRRLFPVRYENGTNRVAGMVYSCTSEGPFVLQASEIASGDWMDFDAVLEQTQRFRFCPDGLEVLRRYLAKLEAVRQQAQPR
- a CDS encoding transglutaminase domain-containing protein yields the protein MGNDLVLETFRVWTQGCDALRARIKVFENVRDIPYCYPASRDPAEVLKQRRGSCSGKHYLLGELFRMLGLRVRHMICTHRFNESPLVFPPPMQEMLRKNEIVDLHDYLQIAVEDTWVDIDATWERGLREFGFPGNDEWDGKGAMLLSVVADDFAEAERDPERLKEELLSKLTPRQRALRKQFLEALSQWVQELTAEIQRDPEKA
- a CDS encoding molybdenum cofactor guanylyltransferase, with the protein product MAPAQGDVKAQWLSDAVAGVILAGGKNSRMGGADKAFLTVNGQTVFQRTLGLFQRCFPQVVVVSNRPEKYAQFDVEVTRDEFLGHGPLAGIHAGLRLVRYPYAFVVACDMPFLRVEPIGFLINCVEGQDAVVPWWDGDIEPLHAVYATALRDRMGEALRGGARAIREFLPMIQVDYILEAVMRKVQGADESFRNVNTPEEAARFAVHVHT
- a CDS encoding DUF3553 domain-containing protein translates to MTDKRIYIRLGDKVIHRNYEEWGEGVVVEEMTSSVPGGTCLVRILFEDGQKRTFNNDMDNDLCCYYFGVRRCRQFDFEPTASTRRLVHRRFDP
- a CDS encoding prolipoprotein diacylglyceryl transferase, with translation MYPVLFRIGPLTIYGYGLMMAIAFLTAAHLTGRELTRKGFDGDSASTLVFWAAIGGLVGARTLAILGDWRGFLEDPIHTIFSGAGFVWYGGFLGGVVAVSWSMRRLRLPWLMTVDCIAPGLALAHGIGRIGCQLAGDGDWGRETVLPWGMAYPNAIVGWHYPPGVRVHPTPLYELLAYVLIFLFLWSIRTRQHTDGALFWWYLVLASAARFMVEFVRINPRIVFGLTEAQAISLALMAIGAWRLVATRGLSVHAAPSFSPSKQ
- a CDS encoding TlpA disulfide reductase family protein, with protein sequence MKRWGLPVGFLLIALGAAFYFQQLQASGRAGFPAPDFTLKDLQGHPYHLADFRGKIVFLNVWATWCPPCRMEMPSMEHLYRRLRDKDFVMLAVSEDEDGKAVVQSFVNQVGLTFPVLMDPDGVVPGRYGVTGYPETFVIDREGRVIQHTIGPEDWESEQAYAYFARLLEAGAGTTQATGENARTGG